In a genomic window of Mercenaria mercenaria strain notata chromosome 19, MADL_Memer_1, whole genome shotgun sequence:
- the LOC128551022 gene encoding histidine-rich protein PFHRP-II-like: protein MTLHHSKARQHMTLHHSKAKQHMTLHHSKAMQHMTLHHSKAMQHMTLHHSKARQHMTLHHSKAMQHMILHHSKAMQHMTFHHSKAMQHMTLHHSKARQQMTLHHSKAMQYITLHHSKARQHMTLHHSKAMQHMTLHHSKARQHMTLHHSKARQHMTLHHSKAMQHMTLHHSKASNT from the coding sequence ATGACCTTACATCACAGTAAAGCAAGGCAACACATGACCTTACACCACAGTAAAGCAAAGCAACACATGACCTTACACCACAGTAAAGCAATGCAACACATGACCTTACACCACAGTAAAGCAATGCAACACATGACCTTACACCACAGTAAAGCAAGGCAACACATGACCTTACACCACAGTAAAGCAATGCAACACATGATCTTACACCACAGTAAAGCAATGCAACACATGACATTTCACCACAGTAAAGCAATGCAACACATGACCTTACACCACAGTAAAGCAAGGCAACAGATGACCTTACACCACAGTAAAGCAATGCAATACATAACCTTACACCACAGTAAAGCGAGGCAACACATGACCTTACACCACAGTAAAGCAATGCAACACATGACCTTACACCACAGTAAAGCAAGGCAACACATGACCTTACACCACAGTAAAGCAAGGCAACACATGACCTTACACCACAGTAAAGCAATGCAACACATGACCTTACACCACAGTAAAGCAAGCAACACATGA
- the LOC123542299 gene encoding uncharacterized protein LOC123542299, protein METKVMRHIPTEEPFRKTWSAPATIISEEDLIQAEMSDNTDGDQIIPNESNSKIETVKSVNPQMPDIRIHSDKPEFQTQNQTHSPEVTFRTPQKVQSEYSKRLQTLNSEVHRSNSSSLLCDKSDWMLAERSHSRSPPSPAIISRSPDLRSRSPMIPISPAVHTNSNIFNFSPERTEMYRAELESESRRVKKRLFEEMAMGPQVPVSCENLTSGYLTSHPSPSHRHRDPYLSPRQLSAREILTRDDQEQEIPHYLRSPSCRNLSSTLYEHERFRAKRRLDVDEEYVSTPKRLKYDLEREMGYRYLQQLESDITMVRNKLSNPETEFKKPSNCTCAIMERQFLEMAESAYRSVRRIDASPRGFEQFRRELIQTNEVMKDSMDVLKNIRAFCEHKC, encoded by the exons ATGGAAACTAAAGTCATGCGACACATCCCTACAGAAGAACCATTTCGGAAAACATGGAGTGCTCCAGCAACGATAATATCCGAGGAGGACCTAATACAAGCGGAAATGAGTGATAATACTGACGGAGACCAAATCATTCCAAATGAATCAAACTCAAAGATTGAAACTGTGAAAAGTGTGAACCCTCAAATGCCAGATATAAGAATACATTCCGATAAGCCTGAATTCCAAACTCAAAATCAAACACATTCCCCGGAAGTGACGTTTAGAACTCCGCAGAAAGTGCAAAGTGAATATTCGAAACGATTACAAACTCTGAATTCTGAAGTTCACAGATCGAACTCTAGTTCTTTACTTTGTGATAAATCGGACTGGATGCTAGCAGAAAGATCACATTCAAGGTCACCGCCGTCACCAGCAATTATCTCAAGGTCACCCGaccttaggtcaaggtcacctatgATTCCAATATCTCCTGCAGTGCATACGAactcaaatatttttaatttctcacCTGAAAGAACGGAAATGTATAGAGCTGAGCTAGAATCCGAATCAAGACGAGTCAAGAAAAGACTGTTCGAGGAAATGGCAATGG GTCCGCAAGTACCTGTTTCTTGTGAAAACCTTACATCCGGGTACCTCACCAGTCATCCATCACCATCACATCGTCATAGAGATCCTTATCTGTCTCCAAGGCAACTGTCGGCACGTGAAATTTTGACACGTGACGATCAAGAACAAGAAATACCTCACTACCTCAGATCTCCGTCATGTAGGAACTTGAGTTCAACGTTGTATGAGCATGAGCGATTTAGAGCCAAGCGTCGTCTTGACGTTGACGAAGAGTACGTCTCTACACCAAAGAGATTAAAATACG ATCTAGAAAGAGAAATGGGATATCGCTACCTCCAGCAATTAGAATCTGATATTACAATGGTGAGAAACAAACTAAGTAATCCGGAAACGGAGTTTAAGAAACCTAGTAACTGCACATGCGCAATCATGGAAAGACAGTTCTTAGAAATGGCGGAAAGTGCGTACAGATCAGTTCGGAGAATTGACGCTTCTCCTCGGGGATTTGAACAATTCAGACGAGAGTTAATTCAAACCAACGAAGTGATGAAAGATTCTATGGACGTTTTGAAGAACATCCGGGCGTTTTGCGAGCACAAGTGCTAG
- the LOC123542008 gene encoding histidine-rich protein PFHRP-II-like: protein MALHHSIARQHMTLHHIIARQHMALHHIIARQHTILRHRKARRHMALHHSKARQHMTLHHSKARQHMTLHHIIARQHMTLHHIIARQHMTLHHIKQATHTTPLSTHRNSKEAVHIGFATHSKERQHMTLHHSKARQHMTLHHIIARQHTTLHHRKARRRHMALHHSKERQHMTLHHSKARQHMTLHHIIARQHTTLHHRKARRRHMALHHSKARQHMTLHHSKARQHMTLHHNKARQHMTLQVKQATHDLHHSKARQHMT from the coding sequence ATGGCTTTGCATCACAGTATAGCAAGGCAACACATGACCTTGCATCACATTATAGCAAGGCAACACATGGCCTTGCATCACATTATAGCAAGGCAACATACGATCTTGCGCCATAGAAAAGCGAGGCGACACATGGCTTTGCACCACAGTAAAGCAAGGCAACACATGACCTTGCATCACAGTAAAGCAAGGCAACACATGACCTTGCATCACATTATAGCAAGGCAACACATGACCTTGCATCACATTATAGCAAGGCAACACATGACCTTGCATCACATTAAGCAAGCAACACATACGACACCATTAAGCACACATAGAAACAGCAAGGAGGCCGTACACATAGGCTTTGCTACACACAGTAAAGAAAGGCAACACATGACCTTGCATCACAGTAAAGCAAGGCAACACATGACCTTGCATCACATTATAGCAAGGCAACATACGACCTTGCACCATAGAAAAGCAAGGAGGCGACACATGGCTTTGCACCACAGTAAAGAAAGGCAACACATGACCTTGCATCACAGTAAAGCAAGGCAACACATGACCTTGCATCACATTATAGCAAGGCAACATACGACCTTGCACCATAGAAAAGCAAGGAGGCGACACATGGCTTTGCACCACAGTAAAGCAAGGCAACACATGACCTTGCATCACAGTAAAGCAAGGCAACACATGACCTTGCATCACAATAAAGCAAGGCAACACATGACCTTGCAAGTAAAGCAAGCAACACATGACTTACACCACAGTAAAGCAAGGCAACACATGACTTGA